The DNA segment GAATATTATGAAGTTGATAATTTCCAGAGAGATATTGAAGTGAAGGCACATATCACTTTTTAAATTATTACTGACCACTATTAACTTTAGTTAAAAATTATTTTTTATAATTTATCTTAGTATAATCTTCAATAAAAAAGATAAAAAAGTTTTTTAGGTTGATTAACAAATATAACGTATGGAAACGCAAATAGATGTAAGGCACAATATTAAATGTTGTTATAAGCTTAGTGAATCAGACGTAGATGTTTTCCTAAAAATCCTTGAAGTAAGAAGACCTATAACTTCGCAAGAATTATCAAAGATGTTAAAGGTTAGTAAAACTACCATTGACGGAAGTTTGAAAAGGCTAGTCGACATAGGTCTAGTAATAAGGAAAAAATCGGAAAACGGAAAAATAGGCAGACCTACCTACATATATTATTTGCCAGTAGGAATAGAAGAAAAAATTGAGAGTGATTTAAAAAGATGTGCAGACCAAATGCTTAATACAAAGGTATAGGAAAGAGTAAAATAAGTAAGAAGGAAAGAAAAGAGGGAAAATAATAAAAATTATTTCTTCTCTTCTTCTCTTTTTAACTTGCTATTTCTCCTTCAGTTTTGATGCTCTTTAGCATATCCTTATATACGCTATAATAGTCCTTCATTGCAGCAATTAGATGCCACCTATCATCCTCACTTAAATGGTCTTCTAGCGTTGGGCCTATTTTACTTCCAACTACTGTAGGAATACTAATATGAATTATCTCGTCCTCGTACTGTCTTGGTACTGCAATACTCATTACCCTATTTTCATTGAGCGCAATAGCCTTAATTATGTCAGCAATTATCGTTCCTGGTCCCCAAGTTGTTCCGCCCATTACCCTTATTATATCCCCTGGGATACTTTTTACGTACTTTTCTATCTGTTCTTTAGGAAGATCTTCAACTTGTTTACCGTTAACAGTTACCGTGCTCCATAATACTACAGCATCCTCTCCATGTTCTCCTCCCACGAAACCGTCAATTTGACTGACTGGAACGTGAAGAATCTTTGAAATATAAGCCCTTAACCTCATGCTCTCAACTTGGTCTCCAGTGCTTATAACGTATTCCTTAGAATACTTTGCAAATACCGAAGCCATCATGTCAACAGGGTTAGTTACCATTACGTACACTGCCCCTGGATTCCTTTTTGGCAATTCCTTAGCTAGGTTAATAATAATTTTTGCATTATCGGCAAACAAATCTCTCCTACTCATTCCGGGTTTTCTCGGCTTTCCTGCAGAAACTACCACTATATCCGAGCCGGTGACGTCGTCTATTGAATTAGTGCCTATAACTTCAGTGTCAATTCTAAGTGAAGCAAGTGCATGTCTAAGTTCGTGTTCAAATTTTTCTGGAAGCTCTGGAATAATATCATAAAGGATTACTTCATCAAATATTCCCCTAGTTATTGCCGAATAAGCTATTGTTTGACCTATTTTTCCTATACCAACGAAGGAAGCTTTTATCATGATTATCATTACAATATTCTCTGTTAAGAATTTAAACTTTTCTTGATTTATTTATATTCGAAAAATATAAAGTTTTATACATTTCATTATCATTGATAGATCTAAAAATCAAGAAAAAATGTTTATTAAATTCTTCTTATTAAACTGATAAACTTATGATAATAACATTTATTAACTTAGTATACATATATACATATTGGTAGACATGGACTACTCAAGAATACCCGGATTACTAGGAGTTTACAAACTTCAAGAAGGCAAGTTCACTAAGGTCGAAGGAGAAGGTATTAACGTTGACGTAGAAAAACTAACCAATATAGTAATGGAAAACATGAGGATAGGAGAAGAAGAAGCAGAAAAAATAGGACTGGGTTCCTTACAAGGTTTTGCCATGATTTTAGATGATACAGGATTTGCTTATATTAACGGGGTATTGCTAGTAGTAGACGCAATTAAAACCAACTGGGATTTAGTTATAAAAACCTTGGAGGGGATAATGTATGAAAAGAGTTAAGGGTTATTTAGGTCACGTAAAAATAGATAAGGAAGGCAAGGTTATAGAGTCTAACGTAGATAACGCTGAGGAAATTGCAAAAATTCTAAAATTTAATGTAGAAAAAGGTAATCAAGAAGCTAAAGAATTAGGATTTAATAAAATCAACGGCTTCGCAATGTTCGGCTCAACAAAAAGTTTAACCTTTATGAAAGATACAGCACTCCTAGTGGATAATAAAAAGGCCGATTGGCAGGAACTATTTACCACCTATACATACGTAAAATCATGGCTCATAGGAGGAATAGCATTACTCGTCTTGTCGTTAATATTGTATTACCTTGCAATATTTACTCCCTATATGGATTACTTCGCTCCAGAACCCAGATTTTACACGCCCACAATATTATTGCTAATTTCTGTCTTTATGCTAGTCTTATCAAAATCGAAGTATAGCTATAGGCTGTAGTGAAGATACTCTTTTTCTTTTTCTCATTTAATTTGAGGTAATGGTAAGAAAGATACTCCTAGAATCATGAAAATTACTGATAAAGTTAGTAATATTGCCCCGAGCTTAGAGTAAAAAGATAATTTACTCTTCAGCACGTTAAGCTCTTCAATTGAAGAAGGGTCTATTGACCTGTAAGCCTTAAATATTCTCTCAAATAGAAATGCAATATTAAGCCCAATAAAAAACCCTGCCAAACCTAGAATACCTCCTACAAGTATTGAAAATCCCCATCCAGTAAGCAAAGCTTTCTGAACTTCCTGTACACCTCCGTCTTTATAGTATCCTATCATATAGTGAATGAATTCTCCCGCTCCGAAAACTACTGTTATCATACCGGTAGATTCTATAAATGAAACAAGAGACGGAAACAATGAAGTTAAAATTTCCTCCTCTCTTTCTAACTTTTCCAATTTTGGAAAGAATAATCCAAAGAGTAAGATCGCTCCATAATATATCATACCGAAAAAACCGTGAATTACGTTTAAAATAAAATTTATTGGAACCAAACCTATCGCCTAAAGAGAATATACTAATGCGCCTACGGAAGAGATTATAGCAATCATGAAAGATATAGCCATTAAGTAAGAGAAGTCGTAATTATAGGTAGCGTAAAAAGCTAAACCGCCTGCAGCAGCTAAGCCAACAAATATTGCGGTTATTAATCCAAAGTAAAATAAATCCTTCCTATTGCTCAAGTAAGTTAAAGAAAATAAAAGAATTGCACCTAACCCGCTAAGTAAGGCAAGGCTTAAGTGAGCAGAAAGTATTGCAGCCATCCATGCTTCTTTTATTGGAAATTGGTCGTTGAGTAAAGTTGTTACTCCAGCTATGAAAGCCCCCATGAGTAAGATTGTTTCTATAGTTGAAGCAATTAATACTGGGTTATTTCTACTAACTTGCGAAGCCATGTCTCCTCTAGATAAAATTGTATTAACCATTAAATAAATCTTCCATCAAAAATTTCGAATTAAAAAAGATTTATCTTCTTAAAGAATAAAAGAATAATGCAGAAGTAAATGCTATTGTGAAAACAAACCCTGTACCCATGCCTATTGCATAGCACGGAGTAGAAAATCCTCCGAAGTAAAATAGACCTTCAAACGCCGCACCTAAGACAGATAAGATATCAAGAACTGCAAGAATCCTTAAAATTAAGTTATTGCTCCTAGTAGTAGAGCCGTATAATGAGATTGCCAGCACAGTATCTATAGCAGCAGCGTAAATGTGCGCAGTTATAGGATAACCTGACAACGGTAATTTGTACACTGCAATTTCCATTCCTGCAACGTAAGTTATTATTAAGCTAAGCAATTCCCCTAAAGCTAAAGCCGGAGTATAATAATTTCTAGACAATAAACTACTCACGTTTTCGTACATGTTTAATATCCTTGAGCTCATCATTATATTTATCGAATTTAAACTTAAAAAGTCTAGTTTCAAAAGTTAGTAAAAATCTTTAAAGAATATAAAGAAAAACGATAACGATGCTAGAATTATATAAATTGCCGCATCAACAATTGTAGCGTCATTGGCTCCTATCAGTGAAGGCAGGAATAGGTTAAGCGGTATTGATATAATGAAGAAGAATATCATGACAATTATTACCAAATTAAGTCTCAAATTCATAAAAAGATATAAAAATAAAGTTACTTATAAGATTTTCTTATAAAAGAGTTGCGATCAGATTTACTGGAGACGAATCCCATAAGATAGTATAAATTATGAAAGCTGCTAAAGCCGCAGTTGCAAGGAATATTAGGGAAACTATTGCAATACCCAACCTGCTCATGTCACTCACCTTGGAATGGATTACCATAATCCTGGATTTTAGTATAACAATCAGTAGGCTTTTTACCCTTTGAAAGTAAAAACTTTGGGCATTCGGTATTTTCATTATAAGAATCTAAGTAAGCTGCCCCCTCTAGATCCGAAGTGTGATCCATTATAGGCGGGGCATTAGTATTCATTGATATCGCATATAAATAATCAGTATTAGGATCCCAGTAAAGTTGAACGTAAGGTAAAGGTCTAACGGTTGGTCCAGTTATGACTGCAGCACCGTGCCAAGGATCGTAAGTGGAACCGTGACAATCGCAGTGTATTACGCTCTTGGCTCCTACACTTATTGCAGCTTGATATGCTGAAGGAGGTAGGAAGTCTGGAACTACCCCTCCAGGCTTAAAATACTGCGGTGGGTAAAAGTGAATTTCAGGAGGAGTACAACCTAAATGCTGACAAATTGCACTATATGCAACTATCGATTTATGAGGCCCTACCCCTCCAGGGAAATAATACGTCTTACCGGTCTGCGGTATAAGAACGTTAGTTGGCGGGATTTCTACCGGGTTATTATTCTCGTCACCCATGTTGATTAGGAAAGTTATATCGCCTAGCATCGGATATTCAAAAAGTAATATTTCTGGATCGTTTACCGGAATCTTTGAAGCCTCTATAGGAACTCCATCAGAATTTACTATTATCATCCAAGGGAACTTCTTCAGCGTAACTTCCTCAGGATTTAAGGAATTAATTAACGGAACTGCAGAGGCCACGGCTATTACACCAATTCCAATTAATAGACCTTTCAGGAAAGCCCTCTTTGAGGGGTCTAGAGGGCCTACGTTCTTTTCCGCATAATCTATAAGGTAATCCTTGCCCTCCTTCATGAACTTCTTTTCGTCGAACCTTGTTTCCTTATTCCTCATTTTCCACAAAAGTCTCTTGGCAAAGATGAAGTCATCCCTTTTTATGATAATTTTAACTGGGTTCATCATGATCAACTATTTTTTATGATAATAAAAACTTTTCTACTTTTCGTATTTTATCTAATTTAGGTTTATAGAGATAATTTTGAAAAATAAAAATGTTTTAATCAGTTTAATCTACTTATCCAAAGTTAATATATTAAATTTAGAAAAGTTTATTTCTTAATATATTCTTGATGTTATTGAAAACTTCATAGTTATTAAAAAATATGTTTATAAGTTTGCATAGCAAGAAATATCATGATAAAAATGATGGGCAAAATAAAGGAACATGCAGAGCTAAGTTGGTTCATAGTAATGATGATCCTAGTTGCAGTATTCGTAGCATGGAACATAAGAGGAATAATAAGCGGAAGCAGTACAAGTTATAGATACGGCCTACCATTACTCTCCGGTATGCCGAAAGATGCCCAGACCGCCGTAAAATACTTCGATTCTCATCCACCAGTTAACAGTTCTTGTGAAGTTATCAACGGAATATTAGTAGTAAACATGACAGTAACCCAACCTGACGGCTTTCACCCCGACGTGATAAAGGCAAAACCAAATGAACCTATTGTAATAATTTTAAATTCGCCGCAAGTTATTACCGGATTCTTCTTAAGGCTACCAGACGGCGTAGTTAACGTTAACGCAGTCCCAGGATACGTTAGCTACGTCTATTTCGTTGCACCCAGTTCCCCGGGTAATTACACTTGGAGAGAACCGGAGTACGCTTGCTATAATTACTCCTACTGGACCGGTACGCTGGAGGTGAGTTGAGATGAATCCCGTAATTAACAAGGTCATAAAGATTATTAGAATAAACTTAAGTGAATTTAAAGAGAGAGCTACAAAAGTAGCTTATCCAAAGGATACATTAGGAGTAGTTTGGCTTTACTTACTAGGCGGACTTGCATGGTTAATAATTCTAGGAACGGCAGCAATGAACATGAGGACTTACCTAGTTTACAATCAAAATTCGCCACAAGTAGGAGTAATTTACTATACATTGCTAACAATTCACGGATGGTCGGCAATGCTAGGCTTAGTTCCTGATGCCGCATTAGGTATCATAGCTTATTCAATGTATAAATCCGGGCTAAGTATAGTACACACAAAGGAAATAACTGCAATGTTCTGGGCATCAAATTTAGGCTTAGCTTTTGCACTTTTCGGCGGTCCTGACATGGGTTGGTACATGTACCCTCCGTTAGCTATAGAGGATAATTCATTATTCCAAGCTTTCAGGCTTTACCACGGAGCTCTAATGGGTGCCGGATACTTAGCGTTAGCAGTAAACAGCGCCGCGGCCTCAATAGCTTCAATAATCCTTGTAGTAGATGCGGTACAAACAAAACCCAAAGATAAGAAGATCAACATATTCGCCGCCTATGGCGTGGCATTTGCGTTAATCATTGCGTTAACTTTACCTGCATTAACTGCCTCAGAACTTTGGTACGTTCTAGCGATATGGGGTTCGGTTAAGGTAGATCCACTATTATGGGTTATCCTATTCTGGTTTTACGGCCATCCGGTAGTATATTACGTTCCTTTCCCCCTCTTTGGGGCTTTATATTATTATATTCCAATATACGCTGGAAGACCTCTTTACAGTGAAAAGTGGGCTAGGTGGAACATATTCCTACTAGCAATAGGTTCAATGCTAATTTGGGTTCACCACTTACAAACTTTCCCGTTACCAGTTTGCTTAAGGGCTTGGATAACAGTCTCAACCCTTGTCCTAGCTTCTGGTTCAGGGTTAACAGTCCTAAACTTGGGCTTAACAATCCTCTTCTCCAAAGGTTATAATTGGAGAGACCCAATAGGAATGGCTTTCCTTGTAGCTTTAATTGGATTTATAATAGGCGGAGTGCAGGCATTACCTTTACCGATAAACATCATTAACGGAGTAGTTCACAACACATATTACGTAGTAGGTCACTTTCACTTAGTAATTTGGACTCTCATCCTGGTAGGATTTACTGGAGTATTCCTAGACTTGCTAAAGAGCACAAACCCCTCACTAAACTTCAGCCTTAAGGCAAGAAAACTGATGGTTGCAGGCTTAATATGGTGGACTGTGCCATTCGTTGCAATAGGATATTTAATGAGCATTGAAGGTTACTTAGGCTTAATAAGGAGAGTAATAGCTTATCCAGCAATGTTTGTACCTTACATGGAGTTAATATCGTTTTTAGCGGAGGTGGGAATCCCAGGTTTAGTCTTAACAATCTCCACAGCGCTAGGAGAGTTCGTCAAAAGCGAGGTCAGCACGTCTACCTCAATCTCTGCTCAAGTATTTCCCCCTGGAGTAATGAGGCGATAAAAATGGAGAGGAAGAAAGGATTTCTAGATTCAATATTAGATAGAATAGGAATAAACGAAGCCCCTCTATTTAGGACTCCGGATTACATGTATAACGTATCCTATTGGCTGGGGGCATTAGTTACTGCTGCTTTCGCTTACACTGTAATAACTGGATTAATTCTCCTCCTCCTTTACGAGCCAGCAGCTGCTTACTGTTCGACGGAAAACATAATATATCACGTACCTTACGGCCCAGTACTTTTATTCAGTCACCTCTACGGAGCTTACATAATGATAGTCCTAGTTTACATACACATGTTCAGGAACTTTTACAAGGGAGCTTATAAGAAGCCTAGAGAATTACAATGGGTTACCGGAGTATTACTACTTGCCCTAACCTTAGGGGCGTCGTTCTTCGGTTATAGCCTAGTAGGCGATGTTCTGGGAATTGACGCAGTGGATATAGGCTCATCGCTTTTAATAGGTACGGGCTTCCCCGGTGCAACTACTATAGTTGGTTGGCTATTCGGCCCGGGCATTGATGCCGTGCAATCGAGCAACCCAATAGTGAGGAGTGAGTTCTTCGATAGGATATTGGGTTGGCACATTATAATGGTAGCATTAATAGGCCTACTCTTCGCGTTCCATTTAATGTTAGCAGAGAGGTACGGAATGACACCTTCAGCAAAGGAGAAGCCTAGAGTCCCGGCTTTTTATACTAAAGAAGAGCAGGAAAAGTTTAACCCCTGGTGGCCTAGGAACTTCGTTTACATGCTATCTGTA comes from the Acidianus infernus genome and includes:
- a CDS encoding helix-turn-helix domain-containing protein; translation: METQIDVRHNIKCCYKLSESDVDVFLKILEVRRPITSQELSKMLKVSKTTIDGSLKRLVDIGLVIRKKSENGKIGRPTYIYYLPVGIEEKIESDLKRCADQMLNTKV
- the soxB gene encoding proton pump complex quinol oxidase subunit SoxB — its product is MNPVINKVIKIIRINLSEFKERATKVAYPKDTLGVVWLYLLGGLAWLIILGTAAMNMRTYLVYNQNSPQVGVIYYTLLTIHGWSAMLGLVPDAALGIIAYSMYKSGLSIVHTKEITAMFWASNLGLAFALFGGPDMGWYMYPPLAIEDNSLFQAFRLYHGALMGAGYLALAVNSAAASIASIILVVDAVQTKPKDKKINIFAAYGVAFALIIALTLPALTASELWYVLAIWGSVKVDPLLWVILFWFYGHPVVYYVPFPLFGALYYYIPIYAGRPLYSEKWARWNIFLLAIGSMLIWVHHLQTFPLPVCLRAWITVSTLVLASGSGLTVLNLGLTILFSKGYNWRDPIGMAFLVALIGFIIGGVQALPLPINIINGVVHNTYYVVGHFHLVIWTLILVGFTGVFLDLLKSTNPSLNFSLKARKLMVAGLIWWTVPFVAIGYLMSIEGYLGLIRRVIAYPAMFVPYMELISFLAEVGIPGLVLTISTALGEFVKSEVSTSTSISAQVFPPGVMRR
- a CDS encoding lactate/malate dehydrogenase family protein, whose product is MIKASFVGIGKIGQTIAYSAITRGIFDEVILYDIIPELPEKFEHELRHALASLRIDTEVIGTNSIDDVTGSDIVVVSAGKPRKPGMSRRDLFADNAKIIINLAKELPKRNPGAVYVMVTNPVDMMASVFAKYSKEYVISTGDQVESMRLRAYISKILHVPVSQIDGFVGGEHGEDAVVLWSTVTVNGKQVEDLPKEQIEKYVKSIPGDIIRVMGGTTWGPGTIIADIIKAIALNENRVMSIAVPRQYEDEIIHISIPTVVGSKIGPTLEDHLSEDDRWHLIAAMKDYYSVYKDMLKSIKTEGEIAS
- a CDS encoding Rieske 2Fe-2S domain-containing protein produces the protein MNPVKIIIKRDDFIFAKRLLWKMRNKETRFDEKKFMKEGKDYLIDYAEKNVGPLDPSKRAFLKGLLIGIGVIAVASAVPLINSLNPEEVTLKKFPWMIIVNSDGVPIEASKIPVNDPEILLFEYPMLGDITFLINMGDENNNPVEIPPTNVLIPQTGKTYYFPGGVGPHKSIVAYSAICQHLGCTPPEIHFYPPQYFKPGGVVPDFLPPSAYQAAISVGAKSVIHCDCHGSTYDPWHGAAVITGPTVRPLPYVQLYWDPNTDYLYAISMNTNAPPIMDHTSDLEGAAYLDSYNENTECPKFLLSKGKKPTDCYTKIQDYGNPFQGE
- the soxA gene encoding proton pump complex quinol oxidase subunit SoxA, whose product is MMGKIKEHAELSWFIVMMILVAVFVAWNIRGIISGSSTSYRYGLPLLSGMPKDAQTAVKYFDSHPPVNSSCEVINGILVVNMTVTQPDGFHPDVIKAKPNEPIVIILNSPQVITGFFLRLPDGVVNVNAVPGYVSYVYFVAPSSPGNYTWREPEYACYNYSYWTGTLEVS